A genomic window from Halorubrum lacusprofundi ATCC 49239 includes:
- a CDS encoding MarR family transcriptional regulator, translating to MSATDAVAAEEDVTDRWSAVRDLPPSAKLVAKVLDYNDTLTQSELAEETLLPPRTVRYALSRLEEEDVVDSRFSFADARKRLYTLSV from the coding sequence ATGAGTGCCACCGACGCTGTCGCCGCCGAAGAGGACGTCACGGACCGCTGGAGCGCCGTCCGGGACCTGCCGCCGAGCGCAAAGCTCGTCGCGAAGGTCCTCGACTACAACGACACGCTCACACAGAGCGAACTCGCCGAGGAAACCCTCCTCCCGCCCCGGACCGTTAGGTACGCGCTCTCGCGGCTAGAAGAGGAGGATGTCGTCGACTCCCGGTTCTCCTTCGCTGACGCCCGAAAGCGACTGTACACCCTGTCGGTGTGA
- the pan1 gene encoding proteasome-activating nucleotidase Pan1, whose product MTDTVDDVELPYDEGSASRQEKIESLQEELDVLESQNEEMRDKLLDANAENNKYQQKLERLTHENKKLKQSPLFVATVQEITPDGAVIKQHGNNQEALTEITAEMREKLNPDDRVAVNNSLSVVKKLEKETDVRARVMQVEHSPDVTYADIGGLEEQMQEVRETVEMPLEHPDMFEDVGITPPSGVLLYGPPGTGKTMLAKAVANETDATFIKMAGSELVHKFIGEGAKLVRDLFEVARENQPAVLFIDEIDAIASKRTDSKTSGDAEVQRTMMQLLSEMDGFDERGEVRIIAATNRFDMLDPAILRPGRFDRLIEVPKPNTEGREIIFQIHTRKMNLASDINFDELAEMTPDASGADIKAICTEAGMFAIRDDRTEVTLDDFLGAHEKLQQDDETGADDSLAFA is encoded by the coding sequence ATGACCGACACCGTCGACGACGTCGAGCTGCCCTACGATGAGGGGTCGGCGTCGAGACAAGAGAAGATCGAGTCCCTCCAGGAGGAGCTCGACGTGCTGGAGTCACAAAACGAGGAGATGCGCGACAAGCTCCTCGACGCAAACGCCGAGAACAACAAGTACCAGCAGAAGCTCGAACGGCTCACACACGAGAACAAGAAGCTGAAGCAGTCCCCGCTGTTCGTGGCGACGGTTCAAGAGATCACGCCCGATGGCGCCGTTATCAAACAGCACGGGAACAATCAGGAGGCACTCACCGAGATAACCGCCGAGATGCGGGAGAAGCTCAACCCGGACGACCGGGTCGCGGTGAACAACTCGCTTTCCGTCGTCAAGAAGCTGGAAAAGGAAACGGACGTGCGCGCCCGCGTGATGCAGGTCGAACATTCCCCCGACGTCACCTACGCTGACATCGGCGGACTGGAAGAGCAGATGCAGGAGGTCCGCGAGACCGTCGAGATGCCCCTCGAACACCCCGATATGTTCGAAGATGTCGGCATTACACCGCCGAGCGGTGTCCTACTGTACGGGCCGCCCGGCACGGGGAAGACGATGCTGGCGAAGGCGGTCGCCAACGAGACGGACGCCACCTTTATCAAGATGGCCGGCTCCGAGCTCGTCCACAAGTTCATCGGTGAGGGCGCGAAGCTGGTCCGCGACCTGTTCGAGGTCGCCCGCGAGAACCAGCCGGCCGTCCTCTTCATCGACGAGATCGACGCGATCGCCTCGAAGCGGACTGACTCGAAGACCTCGGGCGACGCCGAGGTCCAGCGCACGATGATGCAGCTGCTCTCCGAGATGGACGGCTTCGACGAACGCGGCGAGGTCCGGATCATCGCCGCCACCAACCGCTTCGACATGCTCGACCCGGCAATCTTGCGTCCGGGCCGGTTCGACCGCCTCATCGAGGTCCCCAAGCCGAACACCGAGGGTCGCGAGATCATCTTCCAGATCCACACCCGGAAGATGAACCTCGCAAGCGACATCAACTTCGACGAGCTCGCCGAGATGACGCCGGACGCCTCGGGCGCCGACATCAAGGCCATCTGCACGGAGGCCGGAATGTTCGCGATCCGCGACGACCGCACCGAAGTTACGCTTGACGACTTCCTCGGGGCTCACGAGAAGCTCCAGCAGGACGACGAGACCGGCGCTGACGATTCGCTGGCGTTCGCCTGA